The nucleotide sequence AGTCAAATTGCTGCATCTCTCACTCAAAATTTTTCACTTAAAATTGGTGCATTAGCACTATATCCGATCGTTTCCTTCTTTTTGCTAAATGATGCAATATTCTGTCCATCCACCAAGCGAGTTTATCTGTCAGCATTCCGAGAAATTACTTCCAGAATGGTCTACCCCAGTTCGCTCGATCGTGGTGGTTTTGCAGCCTTCTGATCGAGAATTAACCGAGCGGTGTTGGGAAACTGATTTGCAAAAACAAATTTTGCGATCGCAGTTTCTTGAATTTGGATTCAAGGTAGCAGAATTGCTGCGTCAACGCGGATATTTAGCGGAATTGTTCGACCCTAAAACAGGATTACCAATTTTGTCGAAAGCGGGATCTTTACGGCTCGACGATGTGGCAGTGGTGCGATCGACCTTGGGATATGGGATCACACCTGCGGGAAATTGTTTCACAATTGTGCATCCGCGCTGGGGAAGTGCGGTTTATCCTTCAATTTTGATGTCTTCAGCAGATCTGTCTTCTGTTGAAGCGGCAGTCGCAGGTTTACGGGAATGCCACCATTCTTTCAGGGGTTGAGGCAGTTTGACCCAGTACAACGTCAGCACGATCGGCTCGTGCGCCTCACGCCCGACGATTTCAACGTTGTAAGACGGGCTATTTCGAGAAGCCAAATCGACAATAAACCTTCGTCCGATGCGTCGCCAGCTTGGTTCCTTGCCGCGCCATTCGATCCGGCAGCAAGGATAGGGGAGTTGTTCTCGATCGAATAAGCGACAGCAAGACCCAATCACGCGATACGTGAAGTGACCACCGGGACTAGAGAAAATATGCCCATGAGCAAACGGATGGGACATCGCGGGCAAGTTTGGTTCATGGGCGGACATATATCTAGTAGCCTTCCTCCTCGTATTCGGGCTGTTTTTGCTTCGGCTTATCTGGAATCTTCAGTTCTTGCAGGGGTTGAGGAGGAATATCTTCTTCTGGCGCGTCTGCCCAAGGATCTTCATCGAGATTTCCTGGCTCAAAGCTTTCTGGCGATGCAGGTGCCTCAGATCCTACTTCCTCAAACTCTACTGCGATCGCGTCATCTTCTTCATCGACATAGGTATTGTCATACGCTTCGTCATCGTATTCAGGCTCGTCGTTGCGCGTCGAGAGTCCCCAATTCGTGTCGTCGCTATCCTCCCAGTTCTCTTTTTCATCGTCGTCATAGACCGAAGACGGCGGATAAATTTCGGCTTCGCGATATTGCTGACGCGGAGGTTCTTGTTCTCGGCGCAGTGGAATCGGCTCGCGCTCCCATTCATCAGTTTCCCAGGTTTCCTCAACTTGCACGATCGGTTCTTGAATGCGCGGACGCACATCGACCTGCGTGGGTTGACCCGACGGAAGCTGATTTTCCGGGCGAGCGGGGGCGAGGTATTGGTCTTGTTCGCGCTCCCACGGGGCTTTGCCGATGCCAAGCCGCTCTAGAACACCCACGCTGAGCTGGGTCATACGGTCTTCGGAACCTTCGATTACGATTAATCGATCAGGCCCGCTACTCACAATTTCGGTGATCGGTAATTCGTAGGTGCTCACCACTTGATCGGGAATGAGGGGAAGCCCGATCGACGCAATGACCAGATTATCCAGCTTGCCTGTATCGATGTTGAATCGGAAGCCGCGCACTTTTCCGAGTAATTCCCCAGTTTCGGTGATGACTTCGTAGCCGATCAGATTGCTATATCCTTCGAGATCGACATCTTCAACCACGTCTTCGTCATCCACCAGGATGACATCTCCGATTTGGCGGATGCTGGAGAGCATCATTGGTTGAGCGGTGCCATACAACAGATTCGGACGCAAACTAAGGGCAACAACTTCTTGCGCGTCAATATCGACCCAAAGCTGACTCACCACGCCGAGTCTTTTGCCCGTACTGCGTGTAATCACCTGAGTTCCAAGAAGGTCGGAGCGTTGGCGAAATTCTTCTGTCATTGAGTGCCGAATCCTGTTGCTTACACTTTTTTCTAATTATCAAACCATATCAAGGATCGATCGATACGGAATTCCGAACGCAATTTGGGTTAGACGCACTCTAAACGCACTCTAAACGCTTTGAGGCAGCTTGATTCCCAGAACTTGGGTAAAGGCTCCTCGCGCCTGAGTGACCCCGATCGTGCGTTGGGCAGATTCGATCATCGGACGACGCAAGCTCACCACAATAAATTGCGCTTGTTGGGCTTGCTGCTTGATCATTTTAGCTAATCGCTCCACGTTTGCCCCATCTAGGAACATATCAACTTCGTCAAACGCGTAGAACGGCGATGGGCGGTAGCGCTGTAGGGCAAAAATAAAGCTGAGTGCGGTGAGAGATTTTTCTCCTCCCGACATGGAAGCCAACCGCTGAACGGGCTTGCCTTTTGGGTGAGCGATCAGATTTAAGCCGCCGTTAAAGGGATCGTTGGGATCTTCGAGTTGGAGTCGTCCGTCGCCATCAGACAAGGTGGCAAAGATCTTTTGAAAGTTGATGTCTACGGCTTCGTATGCCTCCATAAAGGCGCGCTGTCTGAGCGTGGTGAAGTTTTCAATTCGCAGCAGCAGTTCGGTGCGTTCTTCTTGAAGCGTTTCGAGTTTTTCAGTGAGTTCATCAAGGCGGGCTTGGGTGCGATCGTATTCCTCTAATGCCAGCATATTCACAGGTTCCATCGCCTGTAAGCGCTTCTGCATTGAGCGAATTTCGTGCTGAAGTTGTCCCAGATCACGAGTAACGGTTTCAGGGACTTCGGGAATCGGGTCGGGAAGTTCTGCGCTTTGAACCGAAAGCTGTGCTTGTTCGGTCAGCAGTTGCTCCCGCCGCGCTTGAATGGTTTCGTGAGTTTTATCACGCTGCCATCCGTGTTGCTGCTGGCGGTTTTGAAGGTCGCGCAGTTGTCGATCGACCGCGTCGCGCTGATGTCTTGCTTCACCTAGCGTTTTATCGAGTTCAGCCAGTGCGTTTTTCAACTCAGTGATTTGACTCTGAACGGCGGTCTGTTGGGTAGTGTTTTCAGATTGTTGTTGCAATAAAAGCGTTTGCTGCGATCGCGCTTCCTGGATGCGGAGTTGTCCTTGCTCGATTTTTTCTTGTAGTCGTTGGAGGCGAGTTTCGAGATCTTGCGATCGTTGCTCGATGGCTCTCAGGGCGAGTTCCTTGTCGTTTAGGGCAGACTCGAGCGATCGTAGCGCTGCCTGAATGTGTTGCCATTCGCTGTGCGTTTGGGATTGTTCGAGGTCAGCGAGAGAAGTTCGGAGTCGATCGAGTTGCGCTTCTTGAGTTGGAACTTCGGTATCTAGGACTTTTAAGCGAACCTGAGCCGTGGAAAGCTCCTGCTGATTCTTTTCAAGAGCGCGAGTGAATTGGATTTGCTCAGATTCAAGCCGTTTCAGTTCCTTTTGTACCTGTTCTCGTTTGAGTTCTAATTCTCGGTGTTGTTGACGCGCTTCGTTGAGAGCCTTGGTCTGGTCTTTTTGGGCGATCGTCGCTTTTGCGATCGCGCCTTCGCAATGCCCCAAAATTTGGTCAATTTCCTGCAACCTGCGGCGGAGGGCTGCAAGTTCGGGCGATTCTGCCGCGTGACCTGTGCCAAATCTGAGCGACGATCGATGTCCGCTACTTCCCCCGGTCATTGCGCCACTTGCTTCTAGCAATTCTCCATCAAGCGTGACGATCCGATATTGCCCTAAATGCCGCCGTGCATCGCCTAAAGTTTCAAAGACAACCGTTGTCCCAAACACATAAGCAAACACATCGTAGTAGCGCTCTTCAAACTCGATCAGATTGATCGCATAACCGATACAACCTTGCATCGATCGCATCGTTGCCCGATTGGGAATGTGTGGCGGGTTGAGTTTGTTGAGCGGGAGAAATGTGGCACGTCCAGCGCGGCGTTGTTTGAGAATGTCGATCGCAGCCGCCGCGATCGCGTCATCTTCGACCACGATATTTGCTAATCTCGCGCCGGCTGCGGTTTCTAAAGCAAGCTGATATCGCGGATCGACCTGTCCCAACTCTGCGACTAACCCACAAATGCCCGTCAATCCCATTTTCAGAATGACTTGTGAGGCTTGGGTTCCTTGTGCTTCTTGTACCGCTTGCGTTTGTGCTTCTAGTTTGTCTAACTTGCGTTGCTTGTCGCGTTGTTCTTCAAGGAGCCGTGATTGAGTTTGCTGTTGAATTTGTAATTCCTGTTCAACTGATGAAAGCGATGCTGCTAGTGATTGAACTTGAGTCATTGCAGCACTTAATTGCTGTGATAACTCGCCTTCTTCAATTTGCTGTTCGCTGAGTTGAGCGGTAGTTGTTCTGAGTGATTCGGTTTGGTCTTGAACTTGTCGATCGAGTTGATTAATCTTCTCTCCTAGTGCAGCTTGTTCAGTACGCTGAGGCTCCAATGATTTAATCAGTGTTTCAATGTGATGGTGTAACTGCGTTTGTTCCTGCACCCAAGCATCCGCATTTGCAGCAGAAGCATTCGCTTCATCGCGTTTACGATCGAGCAATTCCCGCGCCTGATCACGCTGCTGTTTTGCCTGAATTAGCTCTTGCGTGTCGATCAATTGTTTCTCGCGAGTTAAAGCGGTTGACGTTTGAATATTTCCTTGTAGATCCTGCTGCGATTTCGCTAAGTTCTCACTCAGTTCTCGACTAGCTTTCTGTAAGTCTTGCTGCTGACGCTCTAATTGTCGCAATTCAGCTTCGCGGGTGGCTAAAGTGGATTGCACTGCGATCAATTCTTCTTCACCGAGCGATCGCACATGAGCATTGAGTGCTTCTAACTCAACCGTCTTTTCATTCATTTGCAGATCGATCGCAGCAATTTGCTCGGTTAAATCTGCAATTTCTTTTTCACCCGCTTGAATCTGTTCCTGCAATTTGCGAACGCCTTGAGCCGCCTGCTCGTAGCGAATCACAGTTTCCCATTGTTCTTTGGCTTGCAGTTCAGATCGCAGTTTTTTGTATTTCTCAGCTTTGATTCGATCTTGCGCTAAGCGATCGCGCTGCTCGATTAATTCACGTTCAACAATGTGGAATTTATCTTCCTGATCCTTAACGGCATCGAGCTTATCTTTGGCTTGATTAATCTTGCGATCGAACGATGCGACTCCCGCCAATTCATCGATAATCTCACGCCGCTCTCGACCATTCATCGAGATGATTCGCGTGACATCCCCTTGAAGTACAACGTTGTATCCTTCCGGGTAAATCCGCATCCGTTCTAACTGTTCATGTAGCTCTGTTAGTGTGCATGGTTCACCATTGATGTAATAGTTTGATGTATAGGTTCCCTGCTGCGTTACACGAAGCTTACGAGTGACGCTCCATTCTGCATTAATCGAGCCATTGCCATTTCCATTCAATTCATAAACGGTATCCGGTTGATGTCCATTCTCGCGATGTGGCTCATTCAGCGAAACATCCGCGTTTTCTTCGTTCGGATTGCTTAATGCCTGAAACAAATCCAGCTCATCCGACAAATCAAACACCGTAGTTACGGCGGCTTCAACGGTCGATCGACCTTTCGATGCCTGCGTATGATTCACTAAATCCGGCAAGCGCTCCGCCCGCATTCCTTTCGAGCCAGCAAGACCGAGACAAAACAACAGAGCATCGAGCAGATTCGATTTTCCTGACCCGTTTGGTCCTGAAATCACAGTAAATCCCGGCAGCAACGGAATCGGCGTTGTGCCGCCAAAGGATTTGAAGTTAGTCAGTTCAACGCGCTTGACGTACACAGGGGTTGAGTAAAAATCAGTGTTTAGTGTAGCCCGGAATCCGACAATTAAACGAGAATCATCGGATTTCTATCATAGATAGCACACTTAGAACGCTTGATCTACATAATTTTGAATATTTTGTCTCAAGTTAGAGCATTACTGTCATGAAATTCACTGCGTCCGTTGTGCGGCATACTCTTGCAAGGTCATACAATCGCCAGCCTCATAATCTGCGTAAGCTGCTTGAATTTCAGCAATGTCTTCTGGAGAATCTTCTTCATCGTCGAAAAGCTCAGCGTCGAGAACTTGCCACAATTGCCGCTTTTCTGAGAGGTCTAGAGAAGAAACAGCTTCTAGAAGCGATCGATCAGGAAATTTCTACTTTCAGGATGTTCTCAGACATTGCAAGTCCCCTTAAGTTGCCTATCCTCATTGTGCCTGGTTCAATTTGGCAATGCAAAGCGATCAAGTATTTACTCAACTGATGTTAGGACGATCGTTCGCGATACCCACTAGAGAAGTGGAGTATATTATCACTGGTATTCTTTAATATCTATCACTAATGAAATCTTTAGGCTCTTTTCTAATAAGTCTCTCTCTTAGCCTCATCGCTTGCACAACTGTTACAGTGCAGACACCCCAAACATCTCAATCCTCTCAAACTCCCCAAGCAGAAAGTACACCAAAAGATCCACCAGTAACAAATACACCGACTGAAACAGCGCCTTCTCCAATTAATAAATCTCTTCAATCGTCCAAGCAGATCAATGCGTCCTGTAATTATGCGGCTGGTAAGGCTGTAGGAGGGCAGGAAATCAATGT is from Cyanobacteria bacterium FACHB-DQ100 and encodes:
- a CDS encoding methylmalonic aciduria and homocystinuria type D protein, translating into MMQYSVHPPSEFICQHSEKLLPEWSTPVRSIVVVLQPSDRELTERCWETDLQKQILRSQFLEFGFKVAELLRQRGYLAELFDPKTGLPILSKAGSLRLDDVAVVRSTLGYGITPAGNCFTIVHPRWGSAVYPSILMSSADLSSVEAAVAGLRECHHSFRG
- a CDS encoding PRC-barrel domain-containing protein, producing the protein MTEEFRQRSDLLGTQVITRSTGKRLGVVSQLWVDIDAQEVVALSLRPNLLYGTAQPMMLSSIRQIGDVILVDDEDVVEDVDLEGYSNLIGYEVITETGELLGKVRGFRFNIDTGKLDNLVIASIGLPLIPDQVVSTYELPITEIVSSGPDRLIVIEGSEDRMTQLSVGVLERLGIGKAPWEREQDQYLAPARPENQLPSGQPTQVDVRPRIQEPIVQVEETWETDEWEREPIPLRREQEPPRQQYREAEIYPPSSVYDDDEKENWEDSDDTNWGLSTRNDEPEYDDEAYDNTYVDEEDDAIAVEFEEVGSEAPASPESFEPGNLDEDPWADAPEEDIPPQPLQELKIPDKPKQKQPEYEEEGY
- the smc gene encoding chromosome segregation protein SMC is translated as MYVKRVELTNFKSFGGTTPIPLLPGFTVISGPNGSGKSNLLDALLFCLGLAGSKGMRAERLPDLVNHTQASKGRSTVEAAVTTVFDLSDELDLFQALSNPNEENADVSLNEPHRENGHQPDTVYELNGNGNGSINAEWSVTRKLRVTQQGTYTSNYYINGEPCTLTELHEQLERMRIYPEGYNVVLQGDVTRIISMNGRERREIIDELAGVASFDRKINQAKDKLDAVKDQEDKFHIVERELIEQRDRLAQDRIKAEKYKKLRSELQAKEQWETVIRYEQAAQGVRKLQEQIQAGEKEIADLTEQIAAIDLQMNEKTVELEALNAHVRSLGEEELIAVQSTLATREAELRQLERQQQDLQKASRELSENLAKSQQDLQGNIQTSTALTREKQLIDTQELIQAKQQRDQARELLDRKRDEANASAANADAWVQEQTQLHHHIETLIKSLEPQRTEQAALGEKINQLDRQVQDQTESLRTTTAQLSEQQIEEGELSQQLSAAMTQVQSLAASLSSVEQELQIQQQTQSRLLEEQRDKQRKLDKLEAQTQAVQEAQGTQASQVILKMGLTGICGLVAELGQVDPRYQLALETAAGARLANIVVEDDAIAAAAIDILKQRRAGRATFLPLNKLNPPHIPNRATMRSMQGCIGYAINLIEFEERYYDVFAYVFGTTVVFETLGDARRHLGQYRIVTLDGELLEASGAMTGGSSGHRSSLRFGTGHAAESPELAALRRRLQEIDQILGHCEGAIAKATIAQKDQTKALNEARQQHRELELKREQVQKELKRLESEQIQFTRALEKNQQELSTAQVRLKVLDTEVPTQEAQLDRLRTSLADLEQSQTHSEWQHIQAALRSLESALNDKELALRAIEQRSQDLETRLQRLQEKIEQGQLRIQEARSQQTLLLQQQSENTTQQTAVQSQITELKNALAELDKTLGEARHQRDAVDRQLRDLQNRQQQHGWQRDKTHETIQARREQLLTEQAQLSVQSAELPDPIPEVPETVTRDLGQLQHEIRSMQKRLQAMEPVNMLALEEYDRTQARLDELTEKLETLQEERTELLLRIENFTTLRQRAFMEAYEAVDINFQKIFATLSDGDGRLQLEDPNDPFNGGLNLIAHPKGKPVQRLASMSGGEKSLTALSFIFALQRYRPSPFYAFDEVDMFLDGANVERLAKMIKQQAQQAQFIVVSLRRPMIESAQRTIGVTQARGAFTQVLGIKLPQSV